ACGGTTCGGAAAAAGCTGCCTTAGCCGCGCAAATAACCGCACACTCTCAGCCATACGAGTTCGGTAAAGCCGTCTTCCTCTCCAATTAAAATCAAACAGAAGCTTTCGCTCCTGCATCTCATCAAGCAAGTCCCAAGGGTCAACATCAACATCTAAGTTCTGAATGGCTTCTTCTGCAAGTTTCTCGACCTCACCTTTGCTAAAGCCACCATCGACTACTCCCCAAGCCAGCAACTTAACTTCGCGGCTCTCCAATTGATTGAGGAATTCAAGAACTAGCAGATTGAGTTGAGCATTCATAACAACACGGTGTAACAAATTTAGTCAGAGAGTCGAATATAGAAGAAGCGGCTAATGCCATGTTCATTCAACCAATTTTGAACTTCAGGCGTAAGAAGATCGATAGTTGCTCCATGTGTTGCTGCTGCCCTCAAAAAATTCAATACAGTTGTAGGAACTTCGTTAGATTTAAGGCTGTTCCAGGCAACTGAGAGATTATCGATCGCTTGATCAATCTGCTCAAATTGCTGTGTATCTTTAGGAAAACCAATAGCCTTTAATTGGTTTAGGATACGCCGAATTGTCTGAACAGTTGGTTTAAAGGTTTCAATTTTTGCCAGAAGTCCCAGCAATTCTTCATTAGTACTAGGTACGCGCTGGTTTTTGTATCCTATCCAAGTCTGCTTCAAGTGGCTTTCTAATTCACCTCTCAGAGCTGTGACTTTAATTTGAAAAGTATTGAGTCTGAATTTCTCAGTCAGCCATTCCCGCTCCTTCTGGAATTCCGTAATTGTAGTTGTGACTTCTGCCAGTAATAGATCAACCTTCTGACTGCAATCAAAATCAACTAGTCCTCTCTCACGAAAAGCCCTCAAAGCTATTACCAGTGGACGTAGTTCGTTAACTACTGACTCAATTTTGTCCTGACGATCGCGAAAATTCTTCAGATCTGTTGCATTTTTTCTAAGTGAAACAACATGCGTAGCTAACTGGCTCAACTGTTGACAATCGTCTACGAGCATGGTGATTCTCCTTTAATTTCATGCGCTAGTTGCTGAAGTTCCAGGAGCGATCGCTCAATCCCAATATAACTGGCTTCCAAATCCCCTGCTCCAGTACTTCTTAAGTCAGCCAAACTTTTTTGGGTCGATTCCGTCGATTTGTCTACCGCTTGTCTCGCAAGGTTCAGGAACCTGGAAATGATTTCAACAGGACGCTCACTTGCGCTACTCAAGTATTGGAAAAGAAGCCCTATCTCTTCAGTGTTCTGAATCTTTTTCATCAAATCCAGATAACCCTTCAGCCTTGCATTCTCAAAATTTTTCATCGCTTCCATTAAGGCATCACGATTAGAAATACCAGGAATGCCTGCTCCTCTAACCTGGTCAATTGTTTTAGTAAGGGACGCAACTACTTCTTTTTGTGAAAAGTCTTCACCTAGCTCATTAATAAGTTGCTGGTAAACATTGAGTTGGCGGTCGCGCTCTTCCCGAACAGCTTGCTCCAAAAGCTCATCGATTGCCCTCCGGGTGTCACCAATCGCCTTAAATGGCTGGTCTGTGCTGGAATCTGAAACATCAACCTGAGGTTTCCATTCATCAGCAACTGCCTTTAATGGAGAGACTAATTGTGCTGCATCAATCATTTGAAGTACAGCCCTCCCTCCTTTTGTACAAGGAATCCTTGCTTGCAAGATTTCTTGTAGTTTGGGTTGATTCTTTTTCAAGGTATTAAACAGCTTCTGCCAATAATTGGCTCGGCTGCTAATCTCAACTTTTTCCAGATCAGTAAAAACAGCATTAATGCGATCCTCCAGGTTGTCCGTAGGACGACCCGCCATCCGACCAGCGATCGCCAGCAGCTCAACTACTGCGGGTACAGGATCCCAAGCTTGCCGGGTTCGAGTTGTACATTTTGGAATTTCATTTAAGACGAAATTGCTCCATTCCTCCAGTTTCCTCGCATAGATCCGGAAGAAGGTTGAGCCATCAGGAAACTTCCAATGCTTATAGTGGTTGTAAAGCAGAATAGCTTGAAGAGCGATCGCTGTATCTCCGAGATCATCAGGCACTAAGGGAAGTAGCAGTTCAACATCTCTGACCTGTGAGGACGTTGCTGCATTGCGAAAATTAATATTACGTTGCTTAAACAGTTTGTCACTGAACTGATTACGCAGAAGCAATTCTGCGTCCCAATCAATCATTGCCTCAATGGCTGGAAAGAGCCTACGTCGTAAATCATCTGCTACATTTTGCGGTAGTTGTGTGCCATTTCGCCATTGATCAAGTGCTTGGAGTTGTTCCTCCAAACCCGTAGGTAGAGTAACTGAATCTGTCTGGTCAAGTATTGGTAGTTTAGCAACGTTCGTAGAAGTTGCTGTAGTCTCTTTTGCGCGTGTTGCAGTGCTTGTAGTAGGTAGAGAAATTGGAGTGGAAATTTCCTGCTGTTGAATTCCTAAGGCTGGAAGATCAAACGCTGTATGAATTTCAGGGGCAAGGTCATGGAGCTTATTGCCATCAGTCCAGAGATTCAGTAGGGCTTCACGGCGACGAGCATTTTCAGCAGTATCTCTGCTCTCAATTTCTCGAATTAGCATCGCACTGAGTGTACTGCCTCTAAAATGATCCAGCAGAAGCGGAGAAGGAAAACGACCTAGCTTAAGGTCGGAACCATGATACTCAAGTGTATAGCGCAGAACATCTTTAATCAGAATTCGGGGATTGAAAACGCCTGGATTGGCTCGATCGCGCATCCGCTCAATGGCTTTAGCACTGAAAGGGTATAGCCCCATACCATCCACTTGCCCAAACCCGTTATGACATGGAGTCCGATAGTCACAATCCATGCAGGCACTAGGAATTGGATTCCGAGGCTCACCTGTTTCCTCTTCTGCATCTTCCATCCATGTCTGGATTTCTTGGTTGCCCAACCGAACTGCATTCAAGTACCGCACTGCCAACTGCTGAACATCTGCTTGAGTAACCAGAGACTGATCACCGACCGCTTCGATATCCAAATTCACGCTAAAGTCAGTCCGTGTTCGGACTGTATCAATCAAGCCCTGGAAATAACCAGTGGTACAAGCGAGGGCTGTCCGCATTGGACATAGAGCCACCCCTTCAATCTGCTGTGGACGAGCTAAAACAGCTTCCAAAACTTCTCGATCAATTCCCTGTAACTTGGCAAAGTCTTCAATGAGTAGAATTAGCTCAACTCCCTGACGGGCTAAAGCTCGGCGCACGTCTAACATCAGTTGCTGTAAATCTTCTCGCCCCAGATTCAGGACTTTGGCAACTGCCTCATCCAGGTGCTCATTCAGCCAATCTACAGATGCTTGTTGAACTTCATCATCACCAACAAGGAGTGCGTAGAAGGACCGTGCGGCTGCGCTTGCTTTATCGATATCTCGAATGTCGCGAGGTAAATCCTCCACAGAAAATTGTCTTCTTTCCTCCACAATTTCAACGGAGTCACGATGCCCTAGTACATGTATTATGAGTTTGTGAATGATGCCTTCTTCTCTTAACCAATGTTCTCGGAAATAAGGATCAAAAAGCAGTGCTGGCAACGAATCAATTAAACCATTCTGGGTAAAGGAAAGTCGATTACGGTCATGTTTTCCACTTGGTCCAACCGCAATCGCTAGATTAGCCAAAAGCTGTTCACGAGCTTCAGCTTCACTAAGTGTATTGGTAGCTTGCCGAAGGCGGTTCCGATACTCGTCAAATTCAGATCCCTCAAGTCCAGTTAAGATACGTTCAATAATGTCTCTTAGGTTAGTGCCGACCTTAGGAATCAACAGCACTCGATAATGAGGCTCTTGGCGAATACTGCGGATTCGGGTATTCAACCATCGGATCAAATGAGATTTTCCTGTACCCGAAGTTCCCAACACTGGAACAAAAGCAAAATCTGGGGTTTCCAGAAAATCCTTCAGAAACTTCTCCTCATCATATGGCACTTTAGATTGAGCTTCGGTTAGAGGTTGGCGATACATCTTAATTGGGTGATGGGTCGCCAAAAAGATGTGATCTTCTGGTTGAGTGGCTTCTACATCCATTACTTTACGAACCATATCTGGATGCCAGCATACATACTTACTGAAAGTCATTGCTGCTCTCCATGGAGATTGTCTCCTAACCAGGTGATATGAGAGATTCGACTATCAGAGCCATCTAGAAATACCCATACTGCTGTATCTGAAAGCTTGTCTAACTTTATTAGCCCTTCTTCTTCTATACGACGAAGTGAAACGGATGTGACACTTGAGAGATAGTTATGCTCACGTTGTCCAACTTTTTGCTCAATTTCGTCCCGAAAAGCTCCAGATTCAAAAACAGGACAATACCTGCCTAGATTCAAAATGAATTCATTAACGGGGATTAGCTCAGAATTCTTTTGCTTGAATACATCCTTGAGAACTTTTCTTAGATAGTTTGTAGGATCTGGAACAATAGCCTTCTTTCCTAAAACTGAATGTCTCCAGCCGAAGTTCAGGAAGCAGAACCAGTACTCAAACTGCCGAAGACGCTCGTCATTCAATTTGTATGTTTCACCATCACTTAGTCCCGATATCTGGATTGCACCTACTTGTTCACTGAAAGACTCCACCATACTTTCTGAATCGGTAGGCGCTTCAAATATATCCTGATGAAGATACCAGGCGCAAAGAATGGCTAGATCATGATTCTCATAATTATCTAAATTAAAGAAAAGTTGGCTGAGAACGGTTGGAAGAAACTCATCACCGAACTGAGGATTCTTGGCTTTAACGGGCAAGTTTGGATGAAGAGCGATATCCTCATTGTCTGAAATGAATAGCCCTGATTTTATTCCTTCGTTGATTGCAGCGCGAGCCATGGAATATCTATCTTTCTCAGGTTTGTCTTTGACAAAATAATCTGGAGAAAGAATCCTCTCCAAAGAAGATTTCTTCTCCCTTTGTCCTCTAGTATTTAGCAGGTATCTAAATACACCTCGAATTCTACTTGGTGTAGCTTCCACATTCTTCAAAACACTCATAACCCTAATTCTCCACAAAGCAAATTTAGGCGAAAACTACGTCCAGTCCAAATATCCTGCAACTTTCGGTGTTTAGCATTGGGGTCAGGAATATCTTCAGGCAGGAACATAATGAGAGGAATACCTGATTTAAATGGCTGGTAATAGTGAGAAGGTAAAGCCTTGCCCTGGAGGTGATAAATCAATGTGGGAACTTTCGGCATTTGCAATGGCTGATAATCTTCAAACAGAAAAACCAATAATTTGCTAAAAACTGTATGCATTGAAGGAGGAGCCACGACGTTGAGAATACCTTCACGAATTAACCGTTGGAGAAGTTTGTTGCGATCGCGCGCTCCCTGTCTGCTCTCTGTTGCCTCATAAAAAATAGCGAGTATTGACTCTCCTGCTAAAAGCTCCAAAAGCACTTCACCCAGCTGAAATCGCGCTTCTTGCCATACTGGAAGGGGAACTGGCATCACTCCTGAAAAAGGAACAATCTTCTGTTGGCGACAAAACGGGCAACCACCACAGGATCGTTCAACATGAACACGACGACGTGGTGGGGTGGAACGAGCGGGAATTTTGTATGCCTCTGCAAAAATCTCAGAAATGCAACGCTTGGATTGCAGCGCCTCTCGCATCAAATTCAGACTCCGACTAGCCCACTGCTGACGCTGATTACGAGCAGGTTCTACTCGCTCTTGCCAGGTTTCTGGTACCAGATGATAGTCATTGCGAATTTGAATCGTTCGTAAATTCCGATGTCGTGCGATCGCATCGCTAAAAGCCTCATCAGAATCGAAAAGTGCCCGTTGCGGAGGCGCTTCTGCATCAATCTCAATCAAATTAGCCCGGCTCATCAAGGTAAGTGTTCGGATATTCCAGTCTTGGTTCCTTACACTGGTTGAGTCGAGGTCAAGGTTGTAGGAAGGCCGGACATCGATTGGAACTTGAAACCGCCCATCTGGTAAAGTTATCTGCTTATCGAACATCGCTTGCCAGCGCATTCTGCCGCGATCGCTTGTAATGTAGGTTATTTCACTTAAAGCAGAAGCAACGTCAAAATCTGACCGAGTATAAAGCGTTAAGGAGAGGGTTGCTTTTCCATCTCGACCACCGCGTCCGACCTCTTGATAGAAGCGGTCGATTGTTTCTGGTACACACAAATGCACAACTGCACGAACGTCTGGCAAATCGACTCCTAACCCAAAGGCAGAGGTAGCAACAACAATATCAATTCGTTGCTCTCGCCAGTCCTGTAAGAGCTGTAAACGCTCTTGTTGGTTGGATTTACCAGTCATCTTGGCGCAGCGATTGAAGCCTGCTGCTTTTAACTCTCGATGCCACTGGTCTACATCCGCGACCTTGCTACCGTAAAGAATCAGGGGGCGAGGAAGATGATGCAGTGCTTCAATTAAGCGTTGTTTCCTTTCTGCCTCATTGACGCAATAGGCAAACCAAAAGGTTGGTTCCGGGCGCAGTTGGACTGATGAAACTAACTGGAATGGTCCTGGTTGACCGAAGAGCGTCTCCAGGGTGTCTAGACAGGATTCAGTGACTGTTGCAGTAAGGAGCAGCGTTGGAAATACTGCTACTCCTTGCTGTTGGGCAACTCGCAATAAGTCTTTTCGCAAGCCTGCCAATTCCTGAAATTCAGGACGGAACTCATCTCCCCATTGCTCTACAATGTGAGCTTCGTCAATGACCAAATATCGAAGAAACCCCTGCCGTACTGCTTCATAAACACTGAATGCTAAAGACTCAATTAAGCCCTCTGGGGATGTAAATACAATCGGTTGAGTCCCTTGTCGGATGCGATCGCGGATTTCCTCGCGGCGCTCTTGTCCATCAACAGAAGCATCACTGTAATAGGCGGTTGCAAAATTAATCCCAGTTTTTTCTTGAAAGGCTCGCTCTTGATCAATGGCTAACGCTACGGTTGGGACGACGACCACTGTAACACCAACTGGTTTTGACTTTAACCATGCTGGTAGATGGGCACAGAGACTCTTGCCAGAGCCAGTGGGCAGATTAATCACCAGAGTTGATTGTGCTGGCGCGGTGAGAATTGAGCGAATTGCCTCTCGTTGTCCTGTACTCTGATAAGTATTGAAACCTAATTCAGCTAGAAAGGGGTCGCCCCCTTCAGGTTGATAATTTCGGCGCACCACTTCCTGAAATAGAGGCACTTCAGGAGATTGCTCTTCGGCTTCTGGCAACCAATCAGGTATCCAGGG
This genomic stretch from Geitlerinema sp. PCC 7407 harbors:
- the dpdH gene encoding protein DpdH, yielding MTFSKYVCWHPDMVRKVMDVEATQPEDHIFLATHHPIKMYRQPLTEAQSKVPYDEEKFLKDFLETPDFAFVPVLGTSGTGKSHLIRWLNTRIRSIRQEPHYRVLLIPKVGTNLRDIIERILTGLEGSEFDEYRNRLRQATNTLSEAEAREQLLANLAIAVGPSGKHDRNRLSFTQNGLIDSLPALLFDPYFREHWLREEGIIHKLIIHVLGHRDSVEIVEERRQFSVEDLPRDIRDIDKASAAARSFYALLVGDDEVQQASVDWLNEHLDEAVAKVLNLGREDLQQLMLDVRRALARQGVELILLIEDFAKLQGIDREVLEAVLARPQQIEGVALCPMRTALACTTGYFQGLIDTVRTRTDFSVNLDIEAVGDQSLVTQADVQQLAVRYLNAVRLGNQEIQTWMEDAEEETGEPRNPIPSACMDCDYRTPCHNGFGQVDGMGLYPFSAKAIERMRDRANPGVFNPRILIKDVLRYTLEYHGSDLKLGRFPSPLLLDHFRGSTLSAMLIREIESRDTAENARRREALLNLWTDGNKLHDLAPEIHTAFDLPALGIQQQEISTPISLPTTSTATRAKETTATSTNVAKLPILDQTDSVTLPTGLEEQLQALDQWRNGTQLPQNVADDLRRRLFPAIEAMIDWDAELLLRNQFSDKLFKQRNINFRNAATSSQVRDVELLLPLVPDDLGDTAIALQAILLYNHYKHWKFPDGSTFFRIYARKLEEWSNFVLNEIPKCTTRTRQAWDPVPAVVELLAIAGRMAGRPTDNLEDRINAVFTDLEKVEISSRANYWQKLFNTLKKNQPKLQEILQARIPCTKGGRAVLQMIDAAQLVSPLKAVADEWKPQVDVSDSSTDQPFKAIGDTRRAIDELLEQAVREERDRQLNVYQQLINELGEDFSQKEVVASLTKTIDQVRGAGIPGISNRDALMEAMKNFENARLKGYLDLMKKIQNTEEIGLLFQYLSSASERPVEIISRFLNLARQAVDKSTESTQKSLADLRSTGAGDLEASYIGIERSLLELQQLAHEIKGESPCS
- the dpdG gene encoding protein DpdG codes for the protein MSVLKNVEATPSRIRGVFRYLLNTRGQREKKSSLERILSPDYFVKDKPEKDRYSMARAAINEGIKSGLFISDNEDIALHPNLPVKAKNPQFGDEFLPTVLSQLFFNLDNYENHDLAILCAWYLHQDIFEAPTDSESMVESFSEQVGAIQISGLSDGETYKLNDERLRQFEYWFCFLNFGWRHSVLGKKAIVPDPTNYLRKVLKDVFKQKNSELIPVNEFILNLGRYCPVFESGAFRDEIEQKVGQREHNYLSSVTSVSLRRIEEEGLIKLDKLSDTAVWVFLDGSDSRISHITWLGDNLHGEQQ
- the dpdF gene encoding protein DpdF, with translation MSFQTIQDALNIFVAMEGTDDVAEACQRRLLKALQASSSHTPAPGDLTALVRHVLRREAEQQGGNSPILKVPRNAPFPKSRQIWELSSMDILDEQPEYFLLSARPWIPDWLPEAEEQSPEVPLFQEVVRRNYQPEGGDPFLAELGFNTYQSTGQREAIRSILTAPAQSTLVINLPTGSGKSLCAHLPAWLKSKPVGVTVVVVPTVALAIDQERAFQEKTGINFATAYYSDASVDGQERREEIRDRIRQGTQPIVFTSPEGLIESLAFSVYEAVRQGFLRYLVIDEAHIVEQWGDEFRPEFQELAGLRKDLLRVAQQQGVAVFPTLLLTATVTESCLDTLETLFGQPGPFQLVSSVQLRPEPTFWFAYCVNEAERKQRLIEALHHLPRPLILYGSKVADVDQWHRELKAAGFNRCAKMTGKSNQQERLQLLQDWREQRIDIVVATSAFGLGVDLPDVRAVVHLCVPETIDRFYQEVGRGGRDGKATLSLTLYTRSDFDVASALSEITYITSDRGRMRWQAMFDKQITLPDGRFQVPIDVRPSYNLDLDSTSVRNQDWNIRTLTLMSRANLIEIDAEAPPQRALFDSDEAFSDAIARHRNLRTIQIRNDYHLVPETWQERVEPARNQRQQWASRSLNLMREALQSKRCISEIFAEAYKIPARSTPPRRRVHVERSCGGCPFCRQQKIVPFSGVMPVPLPVWQEARFQLGEVLLELLAGESILAIFYEATESRQGARDRNKLLQRLIREGILNVVAPPSMHTVFSKLLVFLFEDYQPLQMPKVPTLIYHLQGKALPSHYYQPFKSGIPLIMFLPEDIPDPNAKHRKLQDIWTGRSFRLNLLCGELGL